In the genome of Nycticebus coucang isolate mNycCou1 chromosome 12, mNycCou1.pri, whole genome shotgun sequence, one region contains:
- the LOC128562308 gene encoding heterogeneous nuclear ribonucleoprotein A3-like has product MEGHDPKEPEQLRKLFIGGLSFETTDDSLREHFEKWGTLTDCVVMRDPQTKRSRGFGFVTYSCVEEVDAAMCARPHKLDGRIVEPKRAVSREDSVKPGAHLTVKKIFVGGIKEDTEEYNLRNYFEKYGKIETTEVMEDRQSGKKRGFAFVTFDDHDTVDKIVVQKYHTINGHNCEVKKALSKQEMQSARSQRGRGGGSGNFMGRGGNFGGSGGNFGRGGNFGGRGGYGGGGGGSRGSYGGGDGGYNGFGGDGGNYGGGPGYSSRGGYGGGGPGYGNQGGRYGGGGGYDGYNEGGNFGGGNYGGGGNYNDFGNYSGQQQSNYGPMKGGSFGGRSSGSPYGGGYGSGGGSGGYGSRRF; this is encoded by the exons ATGGAGGGCCATGATCCAAAGGAACCAGAGCAGTTGAGAAAACTGTTTATTGGTGGCCTGAGCTTTGAAACTACAGATGATAGTTTAAgagaacattttgagaaatggggCACACTCACAGATTGTGTGGTAATGAGAGATCCCCAAACAAAACGTTCCAGGGGCTTTGGTTTTGTGACTTACTCTTGTGTGGAAGAGGTGGATGCAGCAATGTGTGCTCGACCACACAAGCTTGATGGGCGTATTGTAGAACCAAAGAGAGCTGTTTCTAGAGAGGATTCTGTAAAGCCTGGTGCCCATCTCAcagtgaagaaaatttttgttggtggtatTAAAGAAGATACAGAAGAATATAATTTGAGAAACTACTTTGAAAAGTATGGCAAGATTGAAACCACAGAAGTTATGGAAGACAGGCAGAGTGGAAAAAAGAGAGGATTTGCTTTTGTAACTTTTGATGATCATGATACTGTTGATAAAATTGTTGTTCAGAAATATCACACTATTAATGGGCATAATTGTGAAGTGAAAaag GCCCTTTCTAAACAAGAGATGCAGTCTGCTAGATCGCAAAGAGGTCGTGGAGGTGGATCTGGCAACTTTATGGGTCGGGGAGGAAACTTTGGAGGTAGTGGAGGTAATTTTGGCCGTGGTGGAAACTTTGGTGGAAGAGGAGgatatggtggtggaggtggtggcagcagaGGTAGTTATGGAGGAGGTGATGGTGGATACAATGGATTTGGAGGTGACGGTGGGAACTATGGCGGTGGTCCTGGTTACAGTAGTAGAGGGGGCTATGGTGGTGGTGGACCAGGATATGGAAACCAAGGTGGCAGATATGGTGGTGGAGGAGGATATGATGGTTacaatgaaggaggaaattttggaggtGGTAACTATGGTGGTGGTGGGAACTATaatgattttggaaattatagTGGACAACAGCAATCAAATTATGGACCCATGAAAGGGGGCAGTTTTGGTGGAAGAAGCTCGGGTAGTCCATATGGTGGTGGTTATGGATCTGGTGGTGGAAGTGGTGGATATGGTAGCAGAAGGttctaa